The Streptococcus oralis DNA window AATAAAACAAAGAGAACCCAAAGGTTCTCTTGTTTGCTTTATTCTACTGTTTCTTCAACTTGGATTTCCACAACTTCCTCTACAGGAGCAAGTTCTGCCTCTTCTTGTTCTGGAGCCAGATATTCTGCTTCATTGACGGCTTGTGGTTCAAGGTTACGGTAGCGAGCCATACCAGTACCTGCTGGGATAATCTTACCGATGATAACATTTTCCTTGAGTCCAAGGAGATGATCTTTCTTACCACGGATGGCTGCATCTGTAAGGACACGAGTTGTTTCCTGGAAGGAAGCCGCTGACAAGAAACTGTTGGTTTCAAGTGAGGCTTTGGTGATTCCCATAAGAACTGGGCGACCAGTCGCTGGAACTCCACCTGCGATAAGAACATCCTTGTTGGCATCTGTAAAGTCGTTGATGTCCATGAGAGTACCCATAAGAAGGTCTGTGTCACCTGGATCCATGACACGAACTTTACGGATCATTTGACGAACCATTACCTCGATGTGTTTGTCACCGATTTCTACCCCTTGGCTACGGTAAACTTTTTGTACTTCACCGAGAAGATAAGTTTCAACTGACAAGACATCACGAACAGCAAGGAGACGTTTTGGTTGGATAGAACCTTCTGTCAATGCCGCACCGCGAGAGACTCGGTCTCCAACTTCGACACGCATACGGGCTGTAAATGGTACCACGTATTCGCCTTCTCCAGTTTCACCCTTAACGAAGACTTTCTTGGTACGAGTTGACGCGTCTTCTTCGATAGCAGTAACTTGTCCTTTGACCTCTGTGATGACCGCTTCCCCTTTAGGATTGCGGGCTTCAAAGATTTCTTGGACACGAGGAAGACCCTGAGTGATATCGGTATTTGAGGCAACCCCACCCGTGTGGAAGGTACGCATTGTAAGCTGTGTACCAGGTTCCCCGATAGATTGGGCAGCGATTGTACCAACTGCTTCACCAACTTCAACCGCATCACCAGTCGCCAAGTTGATACCGTAACAGTGACGGCAGACACCATGACGGGTGTTACATGTAAATACAGAGCGGATAGTCACTTCTTCCACACCAGCATTGACAATTTCACGCGCCTTGTCTTCTGTAATCAACTCATTTGGACCGATGATCACTGCACCAGTTTCTGGATGTTTAACAGTTTTCTTAGTGTAACGACCGTTGAGGCGTTCTTCGAGAGACTCGATCATCTCTTTTCCTTCTGCGATAGAACGGATCAAGAGACCACGGTCTGTTCCACAGTCGTCCTCACGGATGATAACGTCTTGGGCAACGTCAACCAAACGACGAGTCAAATAACCTGAGTCGGCTGTCTTAAGGGCCGTATCGGTCATACCTTTACGGGCACCGTGAGTTGAGAAGAACATTTCGAGTACTGACAAACCTTCGCGGAAGTTTGAAAGGATTGGCAATTCCATGATACGTCCATTCGGAGCGGCCATCAGACCACGCATACCGGCAAGCTGTGAGAAGTTTGAGATGTTACCACGGGCCCCAGAGTCCATCATCATAACGATTGGGTTCTTAGGATCTTGGTTGGCAACCAAACGTTTCTCCAATTTTTCACGGGCTGCACGCCATTCAGCTGTAACAGCGTTGTAGCGCTCGTCGTCTGTGATCATACCACGACGGAATTGTTTGGTGATTTGTTCTACACGTTTGTGTGATTCTTCGATGATTTCAGCCTTGTCTTCAACAACTGGGATATCGGCAATACCCACTGTCAAACCTGCAAGAGTTGAGTGGTGGTATCCGAGATTCTTCATGCGGTCAAGTAGGGCAGAAGTTTCTGTCGTACGGAAACGTTTGAAGATTTCAGCGATGATATTCCCAAGATTTTTCTTCTTGAATGGAGGGTTGAGTTCAAGATTGCGAATAGCTTCCTTGATATCTCCACCTAGTGGCAAGAAGTATTTAGCTGGAACACCTTCTGTTAAGTTGGCATTTGTTGGTTCTTGCAAGTAAGGCAGACCCTCTGGCATGATGTCGTTGAAGAGGATTTTACCAACTGTTGTAAGCAAGACCTTGTGTTTTTGCTCTTCAGTCCAAGGTTTGTTGAGGCTGTCTGTCGCGATACCAACACGTGAGTGGAGGTGAACATAACCATTACGGTAAGCCATAACCGCTTCGTCACGGTCTTTGAAGACCATTCCTTCACCCTCACGACCAGCTTCTTCCATGGTCAAGTAGTAGTTACCCAAAACCATGTCCTGAGAAGGAGTAACAACTGGTTTACCATCTTTCGGATTCAAGATATGCTCAGCAGCCAACATCAAGATACGAGCTTCTGCTTGAGCTTCTTCTGAAAGCGGTACGTGGATGGCCATTTGGTCCCCGTCAAAGTCGGCATTGTAGGCTTCACAGACAAGCGGGTGCAAGCGAAGGGCCTTACCATCAATCAAGACTGGCTCGAAGGCTTGGATACCCAAACGGTGAAGGGTCGGTGCGCGGTTCAAAAGAACTGGGTGTTCTTTGATTACTTCTTCAAGGATATCCCAGATGCGTTCGTCTCCACGTTCCACCAAGCGTTTAGCTGCCTTAACGTTTTGCACGATGTCACGGGCAACGATTTCACGCATGACGAATGGTTTAAAGAGCTCAATCGCCATTTCACGTGGCACACCACATTGGTACATCTTAAGAGTTGGACCAACGGCGATAACGGAACGTCCTGAGAAGTCAACACGTTTACCGAGCAAGTTTTGACGGAAGCGTCCTTGTTTCCCTTTAAGCATGTGGCTCAATGATTTCAGTGGACGGCTACCTGGTCCTGTAATCGGACGACCACGACGGCCATTATCAATCAAAGCGTCAACCGCTTCTTGAAGCATACGCTTCTCATTTTGAACGATGATACCTGGTGCATTCAACTCAAGCAAACGAGCCAAGCGGTTGTTACGGTTGATAACACGGCGGTAAAGGTCGTTCAAGTCAGATGAGGCAAAACGGCCACCATCCAACTGCAACATTGGACGAAGGTCTGGTGGAATAACTGGAAGGATGTTGAGAATCATCCATTCAGGCTTGTTTCCAGACTTGTAAAAGGCATCCAAAACATCCAAACGACGGATGGCTTTGACACGTTTTTGTCCAGTAGCTGTTTTCAACTCTTCTTTGAGTTCAGTAATTTCTTTTTCAAGATCTACTTGTTTCAAGAGGTCTTGGATGGCTTCGGCACCCATCTTGGCAATGAATGATCCATAGCCATACTCACGCAAGCGCTCACGGTATTCGCGCTCTGTCATGATAGACTTGTGCTCAAGCGGTGTATCCTTAGGATCAATCACCACGTAAGCCGCAAAGTAGATCACTTCCTCGAGGGCACGAGGGCTCATATCAAGGGTCAAGCCCATACGGCTTGGAATCCCCTTGAAATACCAGATGTGAGATACAGGAGCTTTCAACTCGATGTGCCCCATACGCTCACGACGAACTTTTGTACGCGTTACTTCAACCCCACAGCGGTCACAAACAATTCCTCTGTAGCGAATGCGTTTGTACTTCCCACAAGCACATTCCCAGTCCTTTGTAGGACCAAAGATGACTTCGTCAAAGAGTCCTTCACGTTCTGGTTTCAAGGTACGGTAATTGATTGTTTCAGGTTTTTTGACTTCTCCATAAGACCATGAACGGACTTTGCTTGGAGAAGCTAGGGTGATTTGCATACTTTTAAAACGATTTACATCAACCACTATTTCTTCCCTTTCTATTCTAAGTGAACTGCTTATTCTTGTTCAGCAGCTTCTTCTGTTGCTTCCGCTTTTGTTGCTTTCTCTGCTTCTTCAGCTTCAAAGGCTGCTTTAGCCTCTTGGGCTGCTTTTTCGCGGGCTTTTTCAAGATCATCTACGTGGATGACATCTTCGTCCATTCCTTCATCCAAGTCGCGAAGTTCCACTTCTTGGTCATCTTCGTCAAGAACACGCATGTCAAGACCAAGAGATTGCAATTCTTTAACAAGAACTCGGAAGGATTCTGGAACACCTGGTTTTGGAATTGGTTTTCCTTTTGTAATGGCTTCATAAGCTTTCAAACGTCCGTTGATATCGTCAGACTTGTAAGTCAAGATTTCTTGAAGGACATTTGACGCACCGTAGGCTTCAAGAGCCCAAACTTCCATCTCACCGAAACGTTGTCCACCAAACTGAGCTTTACCTCCGAGTGGTTGTTGGGTAACGGTTGAGTATGGTCCGACTGAACGAGCGTGCAATTTATCATCAACCATGTGGTGGAGTTTGATCATGTACATGACACCAACTGATACACGGTTGTCAAACGGCTCACCAGTACGTCCATCGTAAAGGATTGTCTTTGCATCGCTATCCATACCTGCTTCTTTAACAGTGTCCCAAAGATCTTCAGAACTTGCTCCGTCAAAGACTGGTGTTGCGATATGGATACCAAGAGTACGTGCTGCCATACCAAGGTGAAGCTCCATAACCTGACCGATATTCATACGTGATGGTACCCCAAGCGGGTTCAACATGATATCAACGGGAGTTCCGTCTGGAAGGTAAGGCATGTCTTCTACAGGAACGATACGAGAGACAACCCCTTTGTTTCCGTGACGTCCGGCCATCTTATCTCCGACCTTGATCTTACGTTTTTGAGCAATGTAGACGCGAACCAGCATGTTAACGCCTGATTGCAACTCATCTCCATTTGCACGTGTAAAAATCTTAACATCACGAACGACACCATCGGCACCGTGAGGTACACGGAGAGAAGTGTCACGCACTTCACGAGACTTGTCTCCGAAGATAGCGTGCAAGAGACGCTCTTCAGCTGAAAGGTCTTTCTCTCCCTTAGGTGTGACTTTACCTACAAGGATGTCCCCTTCTTTAACCTCAGCACCGATACGGATAATCCCCATTTCGTCAAGGTCTTTAAGAGCATCTTCACCAACGTTTGGAATTTCACGAGTAATTTCTTCAGGCCCAAGCTTTGTATCGCGGGTTTCTGATTCGTATTCCTCGAGGTGGACAGATGTATAGACATCGTCTTTGACCAAGCGTTCGCTCATGATAACAGCATCCTCGAAGTTGTAACCTTCCCATGTCATGTAGGCAACGATTGGGTTTTGTCCAAGCGCCATTTCCCCTTTTTCCATAGAAGGTCCATCAGCGATGAAGTCTCCTTTTTCAACGACATCACCAACTTTAACGAGAGTGCGTTGGTTGTAGGCAGTACCTGAGTTTGAACGACGGAATTTTTGGATGTGGTAAACATCTAGTGAACCATCTTCACGACGAACTTCTACCTTGTCAGCATCTGCGTAAGTAACTTTACCTCCATACTGAGCAATAACAGCCGCTCCAGAATCATGAGCTGCTTGGTATTCCATACCAGTACCAACGTAAGGTGCTTTTGGATCAATCAATGGCACAGCCTGACGTTGCATGTTGGCACCCATGAGGGCTCGGTTGGAGTCATCGTTTTCCAAGAAAGGAATACATGCTGTCGCAACGGCAACTACCTGTTTTGGTGACACGTCCATGTAGTCAACCACTTCTGCTGGATACTCTTGGTTGACCCCTTGGTGACGTCCCATGACAACCTTCTCAGCAAAAGTACCGTCTTCGTTGAGGCGAGAGTTAGCCTGCGCTACAGTAAATTCATCTTCTTCATCGGCTGTCAACCAAACAATTTCGTTTGTGACTACACCTGTTTCACGATCAACCTTACGGTATGGTGTTTGAACAAATCCATACTTGTTCAAGTGCCCGTAAGATGACAAGTTATTGATCAAACCGATGTTAGGTCCTTCAGGTGTCTCGATTGGACACATACGACCATAGTGAGTGTAGTGCACGTCACGAACTTCATATCCAGCACGGTCACGAGTCAAACCACCAGGTCCCAAGGCTGACAAACGGCGTTTGTGAGACAACTCAGAAAGCGGGTTGTGTTGGTCCATGAACAGTGACAACTGTGATGAACCAAAGAATTCTTTAACCGCAGCTGTTACAGGACGGATATTGATGATTTGTTGTGGTGTTAAAACTTCATTGTCTTGAACAGACATACGTTCACGGACGTTACGTTCCATACGAGAAAGTCCAAGACGTACTTGGTTGGCAAGCAATTCACCAACTGCACGGATACGACGGTTCCCAAGGTGGTCGATATCATCCACACGTCCGATACCTTCCGCCAAGT harbors:
- the rpoC gene encoding DNA-directed RNA polymerase subunit beta' gives rise to the protein MVDVNRFKSMQITLASPSKVRSWSYGEVKKPETINYRTLKPEREGLFDEVIFGPTKDWECACGKYKRIRYRGIVCDRCGVEVTRTKVRRERMGHIELKAPVSHIWYFKGIPSRMGLTLDMSPRALEEVIYFAAYVVIDPKDTPLEHKSIMTEREYRERLREYGYGSFIAKMGAEAIQDLLKQVDLEKEITELKEELKTATGQKRVKAIRRLDVLDAFYKSGNKPEWMILNILPVIPPDLRPMLQLDGGRFASSDLNDLYRRVINRNNRLARLLELNAPGIIVQNEKRMLQEAVDALIDNGRRGRPITGPGSRPLKSLSHMLKGKQGRFRQNLLGKRVDFSGRSVIAVGPTLKMYQCGVPREMAIELFKPFVMREIVARDIVQNVKAAKRLVERGDERIWDILEEVIKEHPVLLNRAPTLHRLGIQAFEPVLIDGKALRLHPLVCEAYNADFDGDQMAIHVPLSEEAQAEARILMLAAEHILNPKDGKPVVTPSQDMVLGNYYLTMEEAGREGEGMVFKDRDEAVMAYRNGYVHLHSRVGIATDSLNKPWTEEQKHKVLLTTVGKILFNDIMPEGLPYLQEPTNANLTEGVPAKYFLPLGGDIKEAIRNLELNPPFKKKNLGNIIAEIFKRFRTTETSALLDRMKNLGYHHSTLAGLTVGIADIPVVEDKAEIIEESHKRVEQITKQFRRGMITDDERYNAVTAEWRAAREKLEKRLVANQDPKNPIVMMMDSGARGNISNFSQLAGMRGLMAAPNGRIMELPILSNFREGLSVLEMFFSTHGARKGMTDTALKTADSGYLTRRLVDVAQDVIIREDDCGTDRGLLIRSIAEGKEMIESLEERLNGRYTKKTVKHPETGAVIIGPNELITEDKAREIVNAGVEEVTIRSVFTCNTRHGVCRHCYGINLATGDAVEVGEAVGTIAAQSIGEPGTQLTMRTFHTGGVASNTDITQGLPRVQEIFEARNPKGEAVITEVKGQVTAIEEDASTRTKKVFVKGETGEGEYVVPFTARMRVEVGDRVSRGAALTEGSIQPKRLLAVRDVLSVETYLLGEVQKVYRSQGVEIGDKHIEVMVRQMIRKVRVMDPGDTDLLMGTLMDINDFTDANKDVLIAGGVPATGRPVLMGITKASLETNSFLSAASFQETTRVLTDAAIRGKKDHLLGLKENVIIGKIIPAGTGMARYRNLEPQAVNEAEYLAPEQEEAELAPVEEVVEIQVEETVE
- the rpoB gene encoding DNA-directed RNA polymerase subunit beta; this encodes MAGHDVQYGKHRTRRSFSRIKEVLDLPNLIEIQTDSFKDFLDHGLKEVFEDVLPISNFTETMELEFVGYEIKEPKYTLEEARIHDASYSAPIFVTFRLINKETGEIKTQEVFFGDFPIMTEMGTFIINGGERIIVSQLVRSPGVYFNDKVDKNGKVGYGSTVIPNRGAWLELESDSKDIAYTRIDRTRKIPFTTLVRALGFSGDDEIFDIFGDSELVRNTVEKDIHKNPMDSRTDEALKEIYERLRPGEPKTAESSRSLLVARFFDPRRYDLAAVGRYKINKKLNVKTRLLNQTIAEPLVDPETGEILVEAGTVMTRSVIESIESHLDGDLNKIVYIPNDAAVLTEPVVLQKFKVVAPTDPDRVVTIIGNANPDDKVRVVTPADILAEMSYFLNLAEGIGRVDDIDHLGNRRIRAVGELLANQVRLGLSRMERNVRERMSVQDNEVLTPQQIINIRPVTAAVKEFFGSSQLSLFMDQHNPLSELSHKRRLSALGPGGLTRDRAGYEVRDVHYTHYGRMCPIETPEGPNIGLINNLSSYGHLNKYGFVQTPYRKVDRETGVVTNEIVWLTADEEDEFTVAQANSRLNEDGTFAEKVVMGRHQGVNQEYPAEVVDYMDVSPKQVVAVATACIPFLENDDSNRALMGANMQRQAVPLIDPKAPYVGTGMEYQAAHDSGAAVIAQYGGKVTYADADKVEVRREDGSLDVYHIQKFRRSNSGTAYNQRTLVKVGDVVEKGDFIADGPSMEKGEMALGQNPIVAYMTWEGYNFEDAVIMSERLVKDDVYTSVHLEEYESETRDTKLGPEEITREIPNVGEDALKDLDEMGIIRIGAEVKEGDILVGKVTPKGEKDLSAEERLLHAIFGDKSREVRDTSLRVPHGADGVVRDVKIFTRANGDELQSGVNMLVRVYIAQKRKIKVGDKMAGRHGNKGVVSRIVPVEDMPYLPDGTPVDIMLNPLGVPSRMNIGQVMELHLGMAARTLGIHIATPVFDGASSEDLWDTVKEAGMDSDAKTILYDGRTGEPFDNRVSVGVMYMIKLHHMVDDKLHARSVGPYSTVTQQPLGGKAQFGGQRFGEMEVWALEAYGASNVLQEILTYKSDDINGRLKAYEAITKGKPIPKPGVPESFRVLVKELQSLGLDMRVLDEDDQEVELRDLDEGMDEDVIHVDDLEKAREKAAQEAKAAFEAEEAEKATKAEATEEAAEQE